One genomic window of Ictalurus punctatus breed USDA103 chromosome 23, Coco_2.0, whole genome shotgun sequence includes the following:
- the LOC108256639 gene encoding suppressor of cytokine signaling 6 isoform X1, translating into MRSIGSLLQNLSGRNDKVNCVVISISQTHGRIVTIGYPLPCRGNIRMKKTFSLKTFRKSFNIKGKEDGDFVMLQKPSLAPEFTKEDSLFGSCYAKELACDLHGEDTRAHKNRSKSEGLMGTLKRRLSSKQKPKSKGGSASVGLGDDDDTFSSSSVPISFSEAKAQRPLRSASLRSHHYSPSPWPIRPVDPEEACIKMEVKVKAMVHTPSSSPSLNGVRKEFHDIQMEGLFDDRSESMKNLEPPNSNLHLNMEEHVPVVIGLTPQDYIQYTMPLDEGMYPESSHSLCLDGTSPIEVMEQVNDQSLNVDQGHVDHDLLTSDILMDQSMNGIVLGTPGIVLQNSGSEAPSLSPSLSPVSGGEIPRTYSGFGGADSHVAERVRHHLNFDPNFAPGVSRVYDSVQSSGPMVVTSLTEELKKLAKQGWYWGPITRWEAEDKLIDLPDGSFLVRDSSDDRYLLSLSFRSQGKTLHTRIEHSNGRFSFYEQPDVEGHTSIVDLIEHSIKDSENGAFCYSRSRQPGSVTYPVRLTNPVSRFMQVRSLQYLCRFVIRQYTRIDLIQKLPLPNKMKDYLQEKHY; encoded by the exons ATGAGATCCATTGGTTCcctactgcagaatctcagcgGACGCA ATGACAAGGTTAACTGTGTTGTGATTAGCATTTCCCAGACACATGGAAGGATAGTAACCATTGGCTATCCCCTCCCATGCCGTGGAAACATCAGGATGAAGAAGACGTTTAGCCTTAAGACGTTCCGAAAGTCGTTCAACATCAAGGGCAAAGAGGATGGAGATTTTGTGATGCTCCAAAAGCCGTCGTTGGCCCCCGAGTTCACAAAAGAGGACTCTCTTTTTGGAAGTTGTTATGCCAAAGAGCTAGCTTGTGACCTCCATGGTGAGGACACGAGGGCCCACAAGAACAGATCCAAGAGTGAAGGTCTTATGGGGACCTTAAAAAGGAGACTTTCTTCCAAGCAGAAACCTAAAAGTAAAGGAGGGTCAGCCTCAGTGGGCTTGGGAGACGATGACGATACGTTCTCATCCTCTTCGGTCCCCATAAGCTTTAGTGAAGCCAAAGCCCAGCGCCCTTTAAGATCAGCTTCCCTGCGGAGTCATCACTACAGCCCTTCGCCTTGGCCCATACGTCCCGTTGACCCTGAGGAAGCCTGTATTAAGATGGAAGTGAAGGTAAAAGCCATGGTTCACACACCTAGCTCCAGTCCATCCCTCAACGGCGTCAGAAAAGAATTCCATGATATACAAATGGAGGGACTTTTTGATGATCGAAGCGAATCTATGAAGAATTTAGAGCCTCCAAACAGTAACTTGCATTTAAACATGGAAGAACACGTGCCTGTAGTTATAGGACTGACACCTCAGGACTACATCCAGTACACAATGCCTTTAGATGAGGGAATGTACCCCGAATCGTCCCACTCGTTGTGCTTGGATGGCACCTCACCAATAGAGGTGATGGAACAAGTCAATGACCAGTCGTTGAATGTGGATCAAGGCCATGTTGACCATGATCTTTTAACATCGGATATTCTCATGGATCAATCCATGAATGGGATTGTACTTGGTACTCCGGGAATAGTCCTTCAAAATTCAGGATCCGAGGCTCCTTCACTTTCGCCTTCACTTTCCCCTGTTTCCGGTGGTGAAATTCCAAGAACCTATTCCGGATTTGGCGGTGCCGATTCACACGTTGCCGAAAGAGTTAGGCACCATCTCAATTTCGACCCGAATTTTGCTCCTGGTGTCAGCAGGGTATACGATTCAGTACAAAGCAGCGGACCAATGGTTGTCACGAGCCTTACAGAAGAGCTGAAGAAACTGGCAAAGCAGGGTTGGTACTGGGGACCTATAACGCGGTGGGAAGCCGAGGACAAACTCATCGACCTTCCGGATGGTTCCTTTTTGGTGCGCGATAGCTCTGACGACCGTTATCTTCTCAGTTTGAGCTTTCGATCGCAAGGCAAGACTCTTCACACCAGGATCGAACATTCGAACGGAAGGTTCAGCTTTTACGAACAGCCCGATGTAGAAGGTCACACGTCCATCGTTGACCTCATCGAGCACTCCATTAAGGACTCGGAAAACGGCGCGTTCTGTTACTCCAGATCGCGCCAGCCAGGATCTGTCACGTACCCGGTTCGATTGACCAATCCCGTATCTCGTTTCATGCAAGTGCGTTCGCTGCAGTACTTGTGCCGATTCGTAATCCGGCAATACACACGGATTGACCTGATTCAGAAACTACCTTTaccaaacaaaatgaaagatTACTTGCAGGAAAAGCACTACTGA
- the LOC108256639 gene encoding suppressor of cytokine signaling 6 isoform X2, with product MKKTFSLKTFRKSFNIKGKEDGDFVMLQKPSLAPEFTKEDSLFGSCYAKELACDLHGEDTRAHKNRSKSEGLMGTLKRRLSSKQKPKSKGGSASVGLGDDDDTFSSSSVPISFSEAKAQRPLRSASLRSHHYSPSPWPIRPVDPEEACIKMEVKVKAMVHTPSSSPSLNGVRKEFHDIQMEGLFDDRSESMKNLEPPNSNLHLNMEEHVPVVIGLTPQDYIQYTMPLDEGMYPESSHSLCLDGTSPIEVMEQVNDQSLNVDQGHVDHDLLTSDILMDQSMNGIVLGTPGIVLQNSGSEAPSLSPSLSPVSGGEIPRTYSGFGGADSHVAERVRHHLNFDPNFAPGVSRVYDSVQSSGPMVVTSLTEELKKLAKQGWYWGPITRWEAEDKLIDLPDGSFLVRDSSDDRYLLSLSFRSQGKTLHTRIEHSNGRFSFYEQPDVEGHTSIVDLIEHSIKDSENGAFCYSRSRQPGSVTYPVRLTNPVSRFMQVRSLQYLCRFVIRQYTRIDLIQKLPLPNKMKDYLQEKHY from the coding sequence ATGAAGAAGACGTTTAGCCTTAAGACGTTCCGAAAGTCGTTCAACATCAAGGGCAAAGAGGATGGAGATTTTGTGATGCTCCAAAAGCCGTCGTTGGCCCCCGAGTTCACAAAAGAGGACTCTCTTTTTGGAAGTTGTTATGCCAAAGAGCTAGCTTGTGACCTCCATGGTGAGGACACGAGGGCCCACAAGAACAGATCCAAGAGTGAAGGTCTTATGGGGACCTTAAAAAGGAGACTTTCTTCCAAGCAGAAACCTAAAAGTAAAGGAGGGTCAGCCTCAGTGGGCTTGGGAGACGATGACGATACGTTCTCATCCTCTTCGGTCCCCATAAGCTTTAGTGAAGCCAAAGCCCAGCGCCCTTTAAGATCAGCTTCCCTGCGGAGTCATCACTACAGCCCTTCGCCTTGGCCCATACGTCCCGTTGACCCTGAGGAAGCCTGTATTAAGATGGAAGTGAAGGTAAAAGCCATGGTTCACACACCTAGCTCCAGTCCATCCCTCAACGGCGTCAGAAAAGAATTCCATGATATACAAATGGAGGGACTTTTTGATGATCGAAGCGAATCTATGAAGAATTTAGAGCCTCCAAACAGTAACTTGCATTTAAACATGGAAGAACACGTGCCTGTAGTTATAGGACTGACACCTCAGGACTACATCCAGTACACAATGCCTTTAGATGAGGGAATGTACCCCGAATCGTCCCACTCGTTGTGCTTGGATGGCACCTCACCAATAGAGGTGATGGAACAAGTCAATGACCAGTCGTTGAATGTGGATCAAGGCCATGTTGACCATGATCTTTTAACATCGGATATTCTCATGGATCAATCCATGAATGGGATTGTACTTGGTACTCCGGGAATAGTCCTTCAAAATTCAGGATCCGAGGCTCCTTCACTTTCGCCTTCACTTTCCCCTGTTTCCGGTGGTGAAATTCCAAGAACCTATTCCGGATTTGGCGGTGCCGATTCACACGTTGCCGAAAGAGTTAGGCACCATCTCAATTTCGACCCGAATTTTGCTCCTGGTGTCAGCAGGGTATACGATTCAGTACAAAGCAGCGGACCAATGGTTGTCACGAGCCTTACAGAAGAGCTGAAGAAACTGGCAAAGCAGGGTTGGTACTGGGGACCTATAACGCGGTGGGAAGCCGAGGACAAACTCATCGACCTTCCGGATGGTTCCTTTTTGGTGCGCGATAGCTCTGACGACCGTTATCTTCTCAGTTTGAGCTTTCGATCGCAAGGCAAGACTCTTCACACCAGGATCGAACATTCGAACGGAAGGTTCAGCTTTTACGAACAGCCCGATGTAGAAGGTCACACGTCCATCGTTGACCTCATCGAGCACTCCATTAAGGACTCGGAAAACGGCGCGTTCTGTTACTCCAGATCGCGCCAGCCAGGATCTGTCACGTACCCGGTTCGATTGACCAATCCCGTATCTCGTTTCATGCAAGTGCGTTCGCTGCAGTACTTGTGCCGATTCGTAATCCGGCAATACACACGGATTGACCTGATTCAGAAACTACCTTTaccaaacaaaatgaaagatTACTTGCAGGAAAAGCACTACTGA